One stretch of Streptomyces agglomeratus DNA includes these proteins:
- a CDS encoding heavy metal transporter, whose amino-acid sequence MSQSASSPTRGRILRSAAGVAVLLALAGYLVMQYVSGGGGAPRCVVRSAEGDGATYELSPEQAVNAATISAVGTSRGLPERAVTIALATALQESALRNIRYGDRDSLGLFQQRPSQGWGTQKQIMDPGYASEKFYEHLEKVPGYSRLPLTVAAQRVQRSGFPQAYAKHEPDAALLAAALTGRAPASLTCSPPRDAQPGRPADVRAALIRDFGADVLPKAQAAGAGAGVRNEAGEADAAGAVGRADAAGTSARLAAAPAAATVTVPVPAQAAGVGGARGDRRGWELAHWAVAHASKLRIEEVAYAGRVWTAANAGREWRSGNEPSTSAEVRITTAQ is encoded by the coding sequence GGCCGCATCCTGCGCTCAGCGGCGGGTGTCGCCGTGCTCCTCGCGCTGGCCGGGTATCTGGTGATGCAGTACGTCTCCGGCGGCGGGGGTGCGCCGCGCTGCGTCGTGCGTTCCGCGGAGGGCGACGGCGCGACGTACGAGCTCAGCCCGGAACAGGCCGTCAACGCCGCGACCATCTCCGCCGTCGGCACCTCGCGCGGGCTGCCGGAGCGGGCGGTGACGATCGCGCTCGCGACCGCGCTCCAGGAGTCGGCCCTGCGCAACATCAGGTACGGCGACCGCGACTCGCTCGGCCTCTTCCAGCAACGCCCCTCACAGGGCTGGGGCACACAGAAGCAGATCATGGACCCTGGTTACGCGTCCGAGAAGTTCTACGAGCACCTGGAGAAGGTCCCGGGGTACTCGCGGCTGCCGCTGACGGTCGCCGCTCAGCGCGTCCAGCGCAGCGGCTTCCCCCAGGCGTACGCGAAACACGAGCCGGACGCGGCGCTGCTGGCCGCCGCGCTCACCGGGCGCGCCCCCGCGTCGCTGACCTGCTCCCCGCCCCGCGACGCGCAGCCGGGCAGGCCCGCCGACGTACGGGCCGCGCTGATACGGGACTTCGGGGCCGATGTGCTGCCCAAGGCGCAGGCCGCGGGTGCGGGCGCCGGAGTGAGGAACGAAGCGGGCGAAGCGGACGCGGCAGGTGCCGTGGGCCGGGCGGACGCGGCCGGTACGAGCGCCCGCCTCGCCGCCGCCCCCGCGGCGGCGACCGTCACCGTGCCCGTTCCCGCGCAGGCCGCGGGCGTCGGCGGGGCCAGGGGCGACCGGCGCGGCTGGGAGCTCGCGCACTGGGCCGTCGCCCATGCCTCGAAGCTCCGCATCGAAGAGGTCGCGTACGCCGGCCGCGTGTGGACGGCCGCCAATGCCGGAAGGGAATGGCGCTCCGGGAACGAGCCGAGCACCTCCGCCGAGGTCCGGATCACCACCGCGCAGTAG
- a CDS encoding GNAT family N-acetyltransferase: protein MEFTTGGRLEVRISPDDVGKRVSVRRLAEAGSPGAKFTDTVGVLTSWDNGVLWITRRSGEVVRIAESTLVAGKVVPSAPARRRGPAATFEELARAGARAWQPVESEPLGEWLLRAAGGFTRRANSALPLGDPGMPVGVALGHVRDWYAARGLPAYVQVATGAEGTQERLAAELAHHGWSREVTAQVRIAGLAPIGDLDSDVSRVALHRECDAGWLSRYQRFTEPGPHVLRVLESGPSVWFASVAGEGETPAAIGRCVVDGRWAGFMAVEVDPAYRRQGLAGAVMTALARRALDEGASAAWLQVEADNEGARALYDGMGFATHHSYHHFRPA, encoded by the coding sequence GTGGAATTCACTACCGGCGGACGACTCGAGGTCCGTATTTCGCCTGACGACGTGGGCAAACGTGTATCAGTCAGGCGCCTCGCCGAAGCCGGATCACCGGGAGCGAAGTTCACCGACACGGTCGGTGTTCTCACATCCTGGGACAACGGTGTGCTGTGGATCACACGGCGGAGTGGCGAGGTGGTCCGCATCGCGGAATCCACCCTGGTCGCGGGCAAGGTCGTGCCCTCCGCCCCGGCCCGGCGGCGCGGCCCCGCGGCGACCTTCGAGGAGCTCGCTCGGGCCGGCGCCCGCGCGTGGCAGCCCGTCGAGAGCGAGCCGCTCGGCGAGTGGCTGCTGCGTGCCGCCGGCGGCTTCACCCGGCGCGCCAACTCGGCACTGCCGCTTGGTGATCCCGGGATGCCCGTCGGCGTGGCGCTGGGGCACGTACGGGACTGGTACGCCGCCCGGGGTCTCCCCGCGTACGTCCAGGTCGCCACCGGCGCCGAGGGCACCCAGGAACGTCTCGCCGCCGAACTGGCGCACCACGGGTGGTCCCGCGAAGTCACCGCCCAGGTACGGATCGCCGGGCTCGCCCCGATCGGGGACCTGGACTCCGACGTCTCCCGCGTCGCGCTGCACCGGGAGTGCGACGCGGGCTGGCTCTCGCGGTACCAGCGGTTCACGGAGCCGGGGCCGCACGTGCTGCGGGTTCTGGAGAGCGGGCCCTCCGTGTGGTTCGCGTCCGTCGCGGGCGAGGGGGAGACGCCGGCGGCGATCGGGCGGTGTGTCGTCGACGGGCGCTGGGCCGGTTTCATGGCGGTCGAGGTCGATCCGGCGTACCGGCGGCAGGGGCTCGCGGGCGCGGTGATGACGGCGCTGGCGCGACGGGCGCTGGACGAGGGCGCGTCGGCCGCGTGGCTCCAGGTCGAGGCCGACAACGAAGGCGCGCGGGCCCTGTACGACGGCATGGGCTTCGCCACGCACCACAGCTACCACCACTTCCGACCGGCTTAG
- a CDS encoding ATP-binding protein: MSLPLTRRIARAALLIAAGAAPVVGAAGSASAADLPAAPNLGGLTALDGAGVGDSVDSAAQKGSKAAGDTGSKAVKKAVPAAGKTVGKAGKTATPAAQKAAGDVAGSAGEVLGDTASTAAGEGLPTGGKLPAGSALPTSALPAANLPLG; the protein is encoded by the coding sequence ATGTCTCTCCCCCTGACCCGTCGGATCGCCCGCGCCGCACTCCTCATCGCGGCCGGCGCAGCCCCCGTGGTCGGTGCGGCCGGCTCCGCGAGCGCCGCTGACCTCCCCGCCGCCCCCAACCTGGGTGGCCTGACCGCCCTGGACGGCGCCGGTGTCGGCGACTCCGTCGACAGCGCGGCGCAGAAGGGCTCCAAGGCGGCGGGTGACACCGGCAGCAAGGCCGTCAAGAAGGCGGTCCCGGCCGCCGGCAAGACCGTCGGCAAGGCCGGCAAGACGGCCACCCCGGCCGCGCAGAAGGCGGCCGGTGACGTCGCCGGAAGCGCCGGCGAGGTCCTCGGCGACACCGCCTCCACCGCGGCCGGCGAGGGTCTGCCGACCGGCGGCAAGCTCCCCGCCGGCAGCGCCCTGCCGACCAGCGCGCTGCCCGCCGCGAACCTGCCGCTCGGCTAG
- the fdxA gene encoding ferredoxin, whose amino-acid sequence MTYVIAQPCVDVKDKACIEECPVDCIYEGSRSLYIHPDECVDCGACEPVCPVEAIFYEDDTPEEWKDYYKANVEFFDELGSPGGASKLGLIERDHPFIAALPPQNQ is encoded by the coding sequence GTGACCTACGTCATCGCGCAGCCTTGTGTCGACGTCAAGGACAAGGCGTGCATCGAGGAGTGCCCGGTCGACTGCATCTACGAGGGCTCCAGGTCCTTGTACATCCACCCGGACGAATGCGTCGACTGTGGTGCCTGTGAGCCGGTCTGCCCGGTCGAGGCCATCTTCTACGAGGACGACACCCCCGAGGAGTGGAAGGACTACTACAAGGCGAACGTCGAGTTCTTCGACGAGCTCGGCTCGCCCGGTGGTGCCTCCAAGCTCGGCCTGATCGAGCGCGACCACCCCTTCATCGCAGCGCTCCCGCCGCAGAACCAGTAA
- a CDS encoding bifunctional succinyldiaminopimelate transaminase/glutamate-prephenate aminotransferase: protein MSAVTDRLPTFPWDKLEPYKATAAAHPDGIVDLSVGTPVDPVPELIRRALVAAADSPGYPTVWGTVALRDALTGWVERRLGARGVAHTNVLPVVGSKELVAWLPTQLGLGPGDQVAYPRLAYPTYEVGARLARAEPVVYDDPVADLDPARVKLLWLNSPSNPTGRVLAKDELIRIVAWAREHGVLVFSDECYLELGWEAEPVSVLHPDVCGGTYEGLVAVHSLSKRSNLAGYRAAFLAGDAGVLGDLLQIRKHGGMMTPAPVQAATVAALGDDAHVAEQRERYAARRAALRGALEAHGFRIEHSEASLYLWATRDEPCWETVGYLAGLGILAAPGDFYGPAGARFVRVAFTATDERVAAAVKRLGG, encoded by the coding sequence GTGTCCGCAGTCACTGACCGCCTGCCCACCTTCCCCTGGGACAAGCTGGAGCCGTACAAGGCGACCGCGGCCGCCCACCCGGACGGCATCGTGGACCTGTCCGTCGGCACCCCCGTCGACCCGGTTCCCGAACTAATCCGGCGGGCTCTCGTCGCGGCGGCGGACTCCCCGGGCTATCCGACGGTGTGGGGCACGGTCGCGCTGCGGGACGCGCTCACCGGGTGGGTCGAGCGGCGTCTCGGCGCGCGCGGCGTGGCGCACACCAACGTGCTGCCCGTCGTCGGCTCGAAGGAGCTGGTGGCCTGGCTGCCGACGCAGCTGGGCCTGGGCCCCGGCGACCAGGTGGCGTACCCCCGGCTCGCCTACCCGACGTACGAGGTCGGCGCGCGGCTGGCACGCGCCGAGCCGGTCGTCTACGACGATCCGGTCGCGGACCTCGACCCGGCCCGCGTCAAGCTGCTGTGGCTCAACTCGCCCTCCAACCCGACCGGCCGCGTGCTGGCCAAGGACGAGCTGATCCGGATCGTCGCCTGGGCGCGCGAGCACGGGGTGCTGGTCTTCAGCGACGAGTGCTACCTGGAGCTGGGCTGGGAGGCCGAGCCCGTCTCCGTACTGCACCCCGACGTCTGCGGTGGCACGTACGAGGGTCTGGTCGCCGTCCACTCGCTCTCGAAGCGGTCCAACCTGGCCGGCTACCGCGCCGCGTTCCTGGCGGGCGACGCCGGCGTCCTCGGCGACCTGCTGCAGATCCGCAAGCACGGCGGCATGATGACGCCGGCGCCCGTCCAGGCGGCGACGGTCGCAGCGCTCGGCGACGACGCGCACGTGGCGGAGCAGCGGGAGCGGTACGCGGCCCGCCGGGCGGCGCTGCGCGGCGCGCTGGAGGCGCACGGCTTCCGTATCGAGCACAGCGAGGCGAGCCTGTACCTGTGGGCCACCCGCGACGAGCCGTGCTGGGAGACCGTGGGGTACCTGGCGGGGCTGGGCATTCTGGCGGCGCCGGGCGACTTCTACGGGCCCGCGGGAGCGCGTTTCGTACGGGTGGCATTCACCGCCACCGACGAGCGCGTCGCGGCGGCGGTCAAGCGCCTCGGCGGCTGA